The Eremothecium gossypii ATCC 10895 chromosome IV, complete sequence genome contains a region encoding:
- the TIR1 gene encoding GPI-anchored mannoprotein (Syntenic homolog of Saccharomyces cerevisiae YER011W (TIR1) and YIL011W (TIR3) and Non-syntenic homolog of Saccharomyces cerevisiae YBR067C (TIP1)) produces the protein MKFQSAAAVAALVATAVAAVDKLESSSLDVLFSDAQAHTQDYMGFFKPVGTHDPPRGLKEAFFKLLAGNFPTEADYEAIDFETVKNGVKDLPWYNDRLAKPLAAIGGAAEQPAKTEAPASSAPASSAPAKTEAPASSAPASSAPAKTEAPASSAPASSAPASSAPPAPASSAPAASTSSHAVATKDGAANVLPWSAGLGVVVAGAIGMLM, from the coding sequence ATGAAGTTCCAATCCGCCGCTGCCGTCGCCGCCCTCGTGGCCACCGCTGTCGCTGCCGTCGACAAGCTGGAGTCGTCCTCGCTGGACGTGTTGTTCTCGGACGCCCAGGCGCACACCCAGGACTACATGGGCTTCTTCAAGCCCGTCGGCACGCACGACCCTCCTAGAGGCTTGAAGGAGGCGTTCTTCAAGCTGCTCGCGGGCAACTTCCCCACCGAGGCGGACTACGAGGCCATCGACTTCGAGACCGTGAAGAACGGCGTGAAGGACTTGCCATGGTACAACGACAGACTCGCCAAGCCGCTCGCGGCCAtcggcggcgccgcggaGCAGCCAGCCAAGACCGAGGCCCCAGCCTCCTCGGCCCCAGCCTCGTCTGCGCCAGCCAAGACCGAGGCCCCAGCCTCCTCGGCCCCAGCCTCGTCTGCGCCAGCCAAGACCGAGGCCCCAGCCTCCTCGGCCCCAGCCTCGTCTGCGCCAGCCTCCTCGGCCCCACCTGCGCCAGCCTCCTCTGCGCCAGCGgcctccacctcctcccACGCCGTCGCCACCAAGGACGGCGCCGCCAACGTGCTACCATGGAGCGCCGGCCTCGGTGTTGTCGTTGCTGGTGCCATCGGCATGTTGATGTGA
- a CDS encoding bifunctional 4-hydroxy-4-methyl-2-oxoglutarate aldolase/oxaloacetate decarboxylase (Syntenic homolog of Saccharomyces cerevisiae YER010C), translated as MSHSRALSKFSTCDVADGLLNFCGIDDGGFLGNLTQWSGSEQGTLVGPAYTVLFDKVENVDEEVNYIDSLPRGVVLVIGLPLEQQLPTAPHVIVSQALYGGLMSTRAQYLGSRGTIVFGRVRDVDEHRQLNYPVFSHALGVCAPRMAVKPAKIGVALPILMPDGSVRHLNPGDYVVADENGVVQIPASVSSKMEKLINYIDHSIKADQRVAQDIKIGVPAKQAQRNRRAALKDLIEPN; from the coding sequence ATGTCTCATAGTAGGGCTCTATCGAAGTTCAGCACCTGCGATGTGGCAGATGGCTTATTGAATTTCTGTGGAATAGATGATGGCGGGTTTCTTGGTAACTTAACGCAGTGGTCTGGGTCGGAGCAGGGGACACTAGTGGGCCCAGCCTACACCGTTTTATTTGACAAAGTGGAAAATGTGGACGAAGAGGTGAATTATATCGACAGCCTGCCTCGAGGCGTAGTTCTCGTTATTGGCCTTCCGCttgagcagcagcttccCACTGCACCGCACGTTATAGTCAGCCAGGCCTTGTATGGGGGCCTCATGTCTACGAGGGCGCAGTACCTGGGGTCACGTGGCACAATTGTTTTTGGAAGAGTCAGAGATGTAGATGAGCATCGGCAGCTAAACTACCCTGTATTCAGCCATGCACTGGGCGTATGCGCCCCCAGGATGGCTGTAAAGCCTGCAAAAATTGGCGTGGCGCTCCCCATTCTAATGCCTGATGGCAGCGTCAGACATCTCAATCCGGGCGACTATGTGGTTGCTGACGAAAATGGTGTCGTCCAGATCCCGGCGAGCGTAAGTTCAAAGATGGAGAAGCTCATAAATTACATTGATCATTCAATTAAGGCGGATCAGCGTGTCGCGCAGGATATCAAGATTGGGGTACCTGCGAAACAAGCTCAGAGGAATCGGCGGGCAGCTCTGAAGGACCTCATCGAACCGAACTAA
- the PAN1 gene encoding actin cytoskeleton-regulatory complex protein PAN1 (Syntenic homolog of Saccharomyces cerevisiae YIR006C (PAN1)), with amino-acid sequence MYNPYQQSGGPAYGADGYGQQGYGQAYGQQGFGQAYGQQGGGYEAGPAATYTAGAAQPLRPTATGFVNAAASRGLNTELKIPLFRLSFLTAADQAKFETLFRSAVRPGATTITGEDCKHILLRSGLSPFQLGLIWTLCDTNNAGELLFPEFALAMHLVNGVLQGERIPRALDSKVKNEVSSFVDLINFSVGSNSPPPEGQKARTPFDALTQGAGTLQPQATGFMPPTSFGVPQATGLGFGQAPMQPQATGYMPPTSFGAGLGAHTTGGNALASQMTGGLQQYAGGAFQNYQATGGKGLGAQVTGGFAQQPAGANPLLSQLTGGQGFQQQRQPTGANSLMPQVTGGFQQPSNAIGSQPPAMGMPQGLSQGQSVGLQAQATGFLPPSQFAPTAPLAAQKTGFGNNEIYSHAAFASGFPAGEDDKLTPEEKSLFYNIFDTYDTDKTGQLHFKVAAEIFRKSGLNRSELERIWNLCDTNNSGQLNRQEFAVGMHLIYRRINGHNLPHTLPPSLVPSSTRILNNVKNQLKVSSSSKKEPTRIDGLAYKNNDDDILPSFKNRRKTFTEPRQSKDNKTVDDLKKLVEEKRRKLESERSQLSLRQKDQQIKDEETMRHVDSLMHQIRSLPMKKHAAVPSDMKARFDSLTSSISTLFNNIAEIDDEITNAKVHLYRLKNPSSIVGSGPNGEVTEYDQKKARQKAVLAARMAALTGTPIETPSEADLRREEQGLNEEVAKIKEESRKNQEILNDIKSSITEISAPISTFIYGSGNADKDPAYERWELGIGLEPEVCDFIRKLKETQTQAQAQEQARAQEQARAQEQARAQEKARAQEKARAQEQARVQEQARAQEQARAQEQARAQEQARAQEQARAQEQAKADAASRESTRSPEEFARWPQDQSPSHPGLTASVSPQSQSVSVSNRGTPQLGQQQMGSGFYSDYQSADARAAYVRQQSQLKQPAPAPTSTTDFNSEDEEDEEERSLREQLAALKLKRKAEKEAKLAVGRNQTGASQDPAVRASPDEWDEQPSRPSHTPVYSTSPAMASQGELPKQGSSAPHLHPTTTGDRSPFFKQKQGSTSTFDLKAAEQQRRLQRGLDDGDGWSDDEDSSSKPTQPTATTSATDIPSSGADSGARAPVSAAPASIVRPDGSTATQPPVVPSPPVPQPGPSSGAPIPIAPPLPTLNGQQAGPAPSVAPTGHVERAASQPQINDGNEDDEDSDVLSIPESVESEDGKDQYTTAIPEIPYIPPPPPLP; translated from the coding sequence ATGTACAACCCGTATCAGCAGAGCGGGGGGCCGGCGTACGGCGCGGACGGGTACGGGCAGCAGGGCTACGGGCAGGCGTACGGGCAGCAGGGCTTCGGGCAGGCGTACGGGCAGCAGGGCGGGGGGTATGAGGCCGGGCCGGCGGCGACGTACACGGCAGgggcggcgcagccgctgcggcCGACGGCGACGGGGTTCGTGAACGCGGCGGCGAGCCGGGGGCTCAACACAGAGCTGAAGATCCCGCTGTTCCGACTGTCGTTTCTGACTGCGGCGGACCAGGCGAAGTTCGAGACGCTGTTCCGGTCGGCGGTGCGGCCGGGGGCGACGACGATCACGGGGGAGGACTGCAAGCACATCCTGCTGCGGTCGGGGCTGTCGCCGTTTCAGCTGGGGCTGATCTGGACGCTGTGCGACACGAACAACGCGGGGGAGCTGCTGTTCCCGGAGTTCGCGCTGGCGATGCACCTGGTGAACGGCGTGCTGCAGGGCGAGCGGATCCCGCGGGCCCTCGACTCGAAGGTGAAGAACGAGGTGAGCAGCTTTGTGGACCTGATAAACTTCAGTGTGGGGTCGAactcgccgccgccggaGGGGCAGAAGGCGCGGACGCCGTTCGACGCTCTGACGCAGGGCGCGGGAACGCTGCAGCCGCAGGCGACGGGCTTCATGCCGCCGACGTCGTTCGGCGTGCCGCAGGCGACGGGGCTGGGCTTTGGCCAGGCACCCATGCAGCCGCAGGCGACGGGCTACATGCCGCCGACGTCCTTCGGGGCAGGGCTGGGCGCGCACACGACGGGGGGGAACGCGCTGGCGTCGCAGATGACGGGCGGCCTCCAGCAGTacgcgggcggcgcgtTCCAGAACTACCAGGCGACGGGGGGGAAGGGCCTCGGCGCGCAGGTCACGGGCGGCTTCGCGCAGCAGCCTGCGGGCGCCAACCCGCTGCTGTCCCAACTGACTGGCGGCCAGGGcttccagcagcagcggcagcccACTGGCGCGAACTCATTGATGCCTCAGGTCACGGGCGGCTTCCAGCAGCCCAGCAACGCCATTGGCTCCCAGCCACCAGCGATGGGCATGCCACAGGGATTGTCCCAGGGGCAGTCCGTAGGgctgcaggcgcaggcTACCGGCTTTCTACCACCATCGCAATTTGCGCCCACCGCGCCTCTTGCGGCTCAGAAAACAGGTTTTGGAAACAATGAAATATACAGTCATGCGGCCTTTGCATCTGGCTTCCCGGCTGGCGAGGATGATAAGCTCACTCCTGAGGAAAAGTCCTTGTTCTACAACATATTTGATACCTATGACACCGACAAAACAGGGCAACTACATTTCAAGGTCGCCGCTGAAATATTTAGAAAGTCGGGGCTCAACCGCAGCGAGTTAGAGCGCATCTGGAACTTATGTGACACCAACAATTCCGGGCAACTAAACAGACAAGAGTTCGCTGTGGGTATGCACTTGATATACCGGCGAATCAACGGTCACAACTTGCCGCACACTTTACCGCCCAGCTTGGTGCCCTCTAGCACGCGTATCTTGAACAATGTGAAAAACCAGCTCAAGGTCAGTTCTAGCAGCAAGAAAGAGCCTACAAGAATTGACGGTCTAGCTTATAAGAATAATGACGATGATATCTTGCCCAGCTTCAAGAACCGCAGAAAGACCTTCACTGAACCGCGGCAGTCGAAGGACAACAAAACCGTCGATGACCTGAAGAAGTTGGTTGAAGAAAAGCGTCGCAAGCTTGAATCTGAGAGGAGTCAATTATCGTTGAGACAGAAGGATCAGCAGATCAAGGATGAAGAAACGATGAGGCATGTCGACTCCCTGATGCACCAGATCAGGAGCCTTCCAATGAAGAAACATGCTGCAGTGCCTTCTGATATGAAAGCAAGGTTTGACTCTCTAACTAGCAGCATTTCGACACTGTTCAATAACATCGCGGAAATAGACGATGAAATAACCAATGCCAAGGTGCACTTGTACCGCTTGAAGAACCCATCATCTATCGTTGGAAGCGGGCCAAATGGTGAAGTCACTGAATATGACCAAAAGAAGGCAAGACAAAAGGCAGTTTTGGCTGCACGCATGGCTGCTCTGACAGGTACTCCAATTGAAACGCCATCTGAAGCTGACTTAAGAAGAGAAGAGCAGGGCTTAAACGAAGAAGTTGCTAAAATTAAAGAAGAGAGTAGGAAGAATCAGGAGATCCTCAATGACATTAAGAGTTCCATTACTGAAATCTCCGCCCCCATCAGTACATTCATATATGGGTCTGGAAATGCTGACAAGGACCCTGCTTATGAACGGTGGGAACTTGGAATTGGTTTGGAGCCTGAGGTCTGCGATTTTATTCGAAAGCTGAAGGAGACCCAGACTCAAGCCCAGGCACAGGAACAGGCGAGAGCACAGGAACAGGCGAGAGCACAGGAACAGGCGAGAGCACAGGAAAAGGCGAGAGCACAGGAAAAGGCGAGAGCACAGGAGCAGGCTAGGGTCCAGGAACAGGCTAGGGCCCAGGAACAGGCTAGGGCCCAGGAACAGGCTAGGGCCCAGGAACAGGCCAGGGCCCAGGAACAGGCCAGGGCCCAGGAACAGGCCAAGGCAGATGCCGCAAGCCGCGAGAGTACTCGGAGTCCGGAGGAATTTGCGAGATGGCCTCAAGATCAAAGTCCATCCCACCCTGGTTTGACAGCTTCTGTTTCCCCCCAGAGCCAGAGTGTGTCTGTCAGCAACAGAGGCACCCCCCAACTTGGTCAACAACAAATGGGATCCGGATTCTATTCAGACTACCAATCTGCTGACGCTAGAGCCGCTTATGTCAGGCAGCAATCGCAATTGAAACAGCCTGCCCCGGCTCCGACCAGTACTACTGACTTTAATAGtgaggacgaggaggatGAAGAAGAAAGAAGTCTAAGAGAACAGCTAGCAGCTCTGAAATTGAAGAGAAAAGCCGAGAAGGAGGCGAAGCTCGCAGTCGGTCGGAACCAGACAGGGGCTAGTCAGGATCCAGCCGTCAGAGCTAGTCCAGATGAGTGGGACGAACAACCATCTAGGCCATCGCATACACCTGTGTACTCAACGAGCCCGGCAATGGCTAGTCAGGGAGAGCTACCAAAACAAGGTTCATCTGCACCACATCTTCATCCTACTACAACTGGTGACAGAAGTCCTTTCTTCAAGCAGAAGCAGGGTAGTACTTCTACTTTCGACTTGAAAGCCGCTGAACAACAGCGGCGCCTGCAGCGGGGCTTGGATGACGGTGATGGGTGGTCTGACGATGAGGACTCTTCCTCTAAGCCCACACAGCCGACAGCTACAACCTCTGCGACAGATATTCCTTCATCTGGTGCAGATTCTGGTGCAAGGGCGCCCGTTTCGGCCGCTCCCGCCTCAATTGTGCGTCCAGATGGCTCGACTGCTACACAACCACCGGTCGTTCCGTCGCCTCCTGTTCCGCAACCAGGACCTTCATCAGGCGCACCCATCCCCATCGCTCCTCCGTTACCCACTCTAAACGGGCAGCAAGCAGGCCCAGCACCTTCAGTAGCTCCTACTGGACATGTAGAGAGAGCCGCATCGCAGCCACAAATTAACGATGGTAATGAGGACGATGAGGACTCTGACGTCTTGTCCATCCCTGAGTCTGTGGAATCTGAAGATGGGAAGGACCAGTACACTACCGCGATCCCGGAGATTCCATACATCCCTCCACCTCCACCACTGCCATAA
- the IST3 gene encoding U2 snRNP complex subunit IST3 (Syntenic homolog of Saccharomyces cerevisiae YIR005W (IST3)), giving the protein MNQIRSIQKLSETELEHGILSEEASWHYQYKDQAYIHFSGLNVELTEGDILTVFSQFGVPTDLKLVRDRETGESRGFGFLKYEDQRSTVLAVDNLNGVNLCGRVLKVDHCFYEPRDEDEAYVKTVREELARDLVDVEVGTTAPIQGKITLTEDAELADPMGEFLSSKKDVDGR; this is encoded by the coding sequence ATGAACCAGATACGTTCAATCCAGAAGCTAAGTGAAACTGAGTTAGAACACGGAATCCTCAGCGAAGAGGCATCATGGCACTATCAGTATAAAGACCAAGCGTATATCCATTTTAGTGGGTTGAATGTGGAGCTGACCGAGGGTGATATCCTCACGGTATTTTCCCAATTTGGGGTGCCAACTGATCTGAAACTAGTCCGAGATCGAGAAACGGGGGAGTCTAGAGGGTTTGGATTTCTCAAGTATGAAGACCAACGGTCGACCGTCCTGGCCGTGGACAATCTAAATGGGGTAAATTTATGCGGAAGGGTGCTGAAAGTGGACCATTGTTTCTACGAACCCCGCGATGAGGATGAAGCGTACGTGAAAACTGTGAGGGAGGAGCTGGCGAGGGACCTCGTGGACGTCGAAGTCGGTACGACCGCACCAATACAAGGGAAGATCACATTGACGGAAGATGCTGAGCTAGCTGACCCAATGGGTGAGTTCCTCTCCTCGAAGAAAGACGTTGATGGAAGATAA